One Brassica oleracea var. oleracea cultivar TO1000 unplaced genomic scaffold, BOL UnpScaffold00689, whole genome shotgun sequence genomic window carries:
- the LOC106319914 gene encoding uncharacterized protein LOC106319914 yields MSSIMQVTSLKDVKPFKSGWKVHVKVLHTWKQYNAVHGDTLEIVLSDDNVMELGDLETIQVVGKPKRKVEFTLRDINDSRVPCCLWGKFAEVLYEGCSKEEEGKPICLIRFVDEDKPLALWESNDEKLELDDMRSIQDKRDKWLLFPKRTIREILESTQSMQLTQTGVGITLVVAYATKRFKLHLMVKDDTGETKLMLLDLIAKGMIIESAMKLLNGSFDEV; encoded by the exons ATGTCTTCAATCATGCAAGTCACTTCTTTGAAAGATGTGAAACCCTTCAAGAGTGGTTGGAAAGTGCATGTGAAAGTGTTGCACACTTGGAAGCAATACAACGCAGTGCATGGTGACACCCTTGAGATTGTGCTATCCGATGATAAT GTTATGGAATTGGGAGACCTTGAAACTATCCAAGTCGTAGGGAAACCAAAAAGGAAAGTGGAGTTTACACTTCGCGACATCAA TGACTCCCGTGTTCCCTGTTGTCTCTGGGGCAAATTTGCTGAGGTCCTCTATGAGGGTTGCAGCAAAGAAGAAGAGGGTAAGCCCATATGTCTAATCAG GTTTGTTGATGAGGATAAACCCCTCGCCCTATGGGAGTCTAATGATGAGAAACTTGAGTTGGATGATATGAGAAGTATCCAAGACAAGCGTGACAAATGGTTACTCTTTCCAAAAAGAACCATTCGTGAAATACTTGAGTCAACTCAG TCTATGCAATTGACTCAGACTGGGGTTGGTATTACTTTGGTTGTTGCATATGCAACAAAAAG GTTTAAACTGCATTTGATGGTTAAGGATGATACAGGAGAAACAAAATTGATGCTTCTTGATCTCATTGCCAAAGGAATGATAATTGAATCGGCAATGAAACTGCTGAATGGATCATTCGATGAGGTGTGA